The DNA sequence GGCGCTTCACTGGCACGCATCTGCAGGCGCTGTTGCAGGGCTTGTTTTTCTTCAGCGCGATGGGTCTGCCATTGGCCCAGTGCGATGCCGGCGGCGGCCACGATCACGGTGGCACAGAAGGGAATGATGCGGAAAACGAAGCGGGTCGGCATCGATGAAGTTTGGCCTTACAATGGATTCACACACTGGAACACAACACCCATTCAATCAGGGCAGCATACCGCAAGCTTGCCAATGGAGACAGGAATTCTACCGTCATGAAAATCATCGTCGCCATCGCCTTCGTCCTGATCCTGGCCAGCCTGGCTTCGGCATTGATCTTCCTGATGCGCGACAAGGGCAAGAGCAACCGCACCGTGCAGGCGCTGACCTTGCGGGTCGGCTTCTCGGTGGCACTATTCCTTTTCATCCTCCTGAGCTACAAGCTGGGCTGGATACAGCCGACCGGTATCCGCTGAGGCCCGCACCACTCCGTTAAGCACTACCCGTTCCAAGAAAAAGCCGCATCGAAGTGCGGCTTTGTTTTTTCCCGGAGACGGCCTGCACTTACAGCCAGTACACCACCACATACAGGCCCAGCCACACCACGTCGACGAAGTGCCAGTACCAGGCCGCGCCTTCGAAGGCGAAGTGGTGGGTGGGCGTGAAGTGCCCGCGCAGCAAGCGATACAGCACCACCGAGAGCATGATCGCGCCCATGGTGACGTGGAACCCATGGAAGCCGGTCAGCATGAAGAAGGTCGAACCGTAGATGCCCGAGGAGAGCTTGAGGTTCAGTTCGCTGTAGGCATGGATGTATTCATAGGCCTGGAAGCCCATGAAGACCGCCCCCAGCAGGATGGTCAGGAACAGCCACACCGCCGTCTGGGTGCGATGGCCGGCGCGCATGGCGTGGTGCGAGATGGTCAGCGTCACACCTGAGGACAGCAGCAGCAAGGTATTGATGGTGGGGATGGGGAACGGGCCCATGGTGGTGAAGTTTTCCACCGTGCCGGCCGGACCGACATTGCCCCACTGGCCGGTGAAGTCGGGCCAGAGCAGCTTGTGGTCCAGGTCGGCCAGCCACGGCATGGTGATGCTGCGGGCATAGAACAGCGCACCGAAGAAGGCGGCGAAGAACATCACCTCCGAGAAGATGAACCAGCTCATGCTCCAGCGATAGGACAGGTCGATGCGTTCGCTGTAGAGGCCGGACTCGGATTCGCGGATGGCGTCGCCGAACCAGTAGTACAGCACCACCAACACCATCAGGATGCCCAAGATATTGACGTAGGGCGCCCAAGCCACGCCATTGACCCAGGCCGAGGCCCCGATCATGGTGATGAGCATGGAAATGCCGGCCATCATCGGCCAGCGCGACGGGCCTGGAACGAAGTAATGGGGCGCCTTGGCTTGTTGAGAACTCATGTTCTTCTCCCGGTACGAAATCCGATTGCGATTGCGATTGGCTGGTCTTGCCGGGCATTAAGCGCTATGCAATGCCCTTGCATTCCAGATTCATTTTTTGCTAATGCACTAGGCTCCTTGCCTTTGGCTTATCCACCACCTGTGGCACTGGCCACCACCAGCTTGACGATGATCACCAGTACCGCCACGAAGATGGCCGCGCCCAGGATGCCGGCGATGATCACATGGACCGGATTGAGCTTGGCGGCATCCGATTCGTAATCCTTACGCTTGCGCACCCCGAAGAAGGACCAGAACACCGCCTTCATGGTCAAGCCGAACGAGGCCTTGCGCTGGGCGGCCTGTTTGAGCTCATCGTTCAAGTGTTCTCCTCATCCTGCTGACCCCGTCGGTACTGTCGAACCCGCCGTCTTGTCCTTGCCATTGATCTCGAAGAAGGTATAGGACAGCGTGATCGTGGTCACATCCTTGGGCAGCTTGGGATCGATGTAGAACACCACCGGCATCTGCTTGGCCTGGTTCGGCCCCAGCGTCTGCTGGGTGAAGCAGAAGCACTCCACCTTCTTGAAGAAGGCCGCCGACTGCTGCGGCGCATAGCTGGGGATGGCCTGGGCATCCACATTGCGCGCCTGGGTGTTGACCACTTCATAGGTGACCTGCGTCATCTCGCCCGGATGCACCTGCAAGCTGGCCACCGTAGGGCGGAAGCGCCACGGTCCCTGGGCATTGCCATCGAACTCCACCGTGACCACGCGCGACTTGTCGACCTGGCTATTGGCCGGCGCTTCGACCGTGGCATCCTTGGGCGTGAGGAAGTTCACCCCGGTCACTTCGCAGATCTTGCGGTAGACCGGAATCAAGGCATAGCCGAAGCCGAACATGAGCACGGCCACCACCACCAGCTTGCGCAGCATCACGCGGTTCAGGCCGCGCTCTGGCTGCTCCTGGTCCGGTTCAGAGGTTCGCTTCATTGCGCAAACCAGATGCGGTTGACGAAGATGCCCACGAAGAAGGCCAGCGCCACCAGAGCCAGCAGCAGGCCGGTGCGCAGGTTGTTGGGTTGCTTGCGGGTGGTCATGGTGCTCCCTTGCGTGACGGCGTGAATGGTCTTATCCACAGCGGATCATTTCACCACCGGTGGTTCTTCGAAGGTATGGAACGGCGCCGGGCTGGGCACGGTCCACTCCAGGCCTTCGGCCCCTTCCCAGGGCTTGGCCTCGGCCTTCTTGCCGCCCTTGATGGAGGGGATCACCACGAAGAACAGGAAGTACACCTGCGACAAACCGAAGCCGAAGGCGCCGATGGAGGCAATCATGTTGAAGTCGGTGAACTGCGCCGGGTAGTCCGCATAGCGACGCGGCATCCCGGCCAGGCCCAGGAAGTGCATGGGGAAGAAGGTGATATTGAAGGTGATCAGCGAAGCCCAGAAGTGGAACTTGCCGCGCCATTCGTTGTACATGAAGCCGGTCCACTTGGGGCCCCAGTAGTAGTAGCCGGCGAAGAGCGCGAAGAGCGAACCGGCCACCAGCACGTAGTGGAAGTGCGCCACCACGTAATAGGTATCCTGCATCTGGATGTCGATCGGCGTGACCGCCAGGATCAGGCCGGTGAAGCCGCCCATGGTGAAGACGAAGATGAAGCCCACCGAGAACAGCATCGGTGTCTCGAAGGTCATGGAGCCGCGCCACATGGTGGCGATCCAGTTGAAGATCTTCACGCCGGTGGGCACGGCAATCAACATGGTGGCGTACATGAAGAACAATTGCGCGGTGACCGGCATCCCGGTGGTGAACATGTGGTGCGCCCAGACGATGAAGGACAGGATCGCAATCGAGGCGGTGGCATACACCATCGAGGCATAGCCGAACAACGGCTTGCGCGCGAAGGCCGGGATGATCTGCGAGACGATGCCGAAGGCCGGCAGGATCATGATGTAGACCTCGGGATGACCGAAGAACCAGAAGATGTGCTGGTACATCACCGGGTCACCACCGCCGGCGGCGTTGAAGAAGGAGGTACCGAAGTGACGGTCGGTCAAGGTCATGGTGATGGCGCCGGCCAGCACCGGCATCACGGCGATCAGCAGATAGGCCGTGATGAGCCAGGTCCAGCAGAACATGGGCATCTTCATCAGCGTCATGCCGGGGGCGCGCATGTTGAGGATGGTGACGATGATGTTGATCGAGCCCATGATGGAAGAGGCGCCCATGATGTGCATGGCGAAGATGCCCATGTCCATGCCGGGGCCCATCTGGGTCGATAGCGGCGCATAGAGCGTCCAGCCGGCCGCCGTGGCGCCACCCGGCACCAGGAAGGAACCGGCTAGCAGCAGCGCGGCCGGTGGCAGCAGCCAGAACGAGAAGTTGTTCATGCGCGCAAAGGCCATGTCGGAAGCGCCGATCTGCAGTGGAATCATCCAGTTGGCGAAGCCCACGAAGGCCGGCATGATCGCACCGAACACCATCACCAGGCCGTGCATGGTGGTCAACTGGTTGAAGAATTCAGGCCGGAAGAATTGCAGGCCCGGCTGGAACAGTTCGGCCCGGATCAGCAAGGCCAGCACGCCTCCCGAGAGCAGCATGGTGAACGAGAACCACAGGTAGAGCGTGCCGATGTCCTTGTGGTTGGTGGCCAACAGCCAGCGCCGCCAGCCGTGCGGATGGTCGTGTGAATGGTCATCGTGCCCATGCCCATGCGCGTGATCGTGGGAATGATCGGGGGCGTGATCGACGGTGGTAGTCATGTCCGGTTCTCCAAACAATTACTTGCGGGCGGCCAGCACTTCGGCGGGCTGCACGATGTTTTCCTGGGCCTT is a window from the Herbaspirillum rubrisubalbicans genome containing:
- a CDS encoding twin transmembrane helix small protein; this encodes MKIIVAIAFVLILASLASALIFLMRDKGKSNRTVQALTLRVGFSVALFLFILLSYKLGWIQPTGIR
- a CDS encoding cytochrome c oxidase subunit 3 yields the protein MSSQQAKAPHYFVPGPSRWPMMAGISMLITMIGASAWVNGVAWAPYVNILGILMVLVVLYYWFGDAIRESESGLYSERIDLSYRWSMSWFIFSEVMFFAAFFGALFYARSITMPWLADLDHKLLWPDFTGQWGNVGPAGTVENFTTMGPFPIPTINTLLLLSSGVTLTISHHAMRAGHRTQTAVWLFLTILLGAVFMGFQAYEYIHAYSELNLKLSSGIYGSTFFMLTGFHGFHVTMGAIMLSVVLYRLLRGHFTPTHHFAFEGAAWYWHFVDVVWLGLYVVVYWL
- a CDS encoding DUF2970 domain-containing protein: MNDELKQAAQRKASFGLTMKAVFWSFFGVRKRKDYESDAAKLNPVHVIIAGILGAAIFVAVLVIIVKLVVASATGGG
- a CDS encoding cytochrome c oxidase assembly protein; the protein is MKRTSEPDQEQPERGLNRVMLRKLVVVAVLMFGFGYALIPVYRKICEVTGVNFLTPKDATVEAPANSQVDKSRVVTVEFDGNAQGPWRFRPTVASLQVHPGEMTQVTYEVVNTQARNVDAQAIPSYAPQQSAAFFKKVECFCFTQQTLGPNQAKQMPVVFYIDPKLPKDVTTITLSYTFFEINGKDKTAGSTVPTGSAG
- a CDS encoding cytochrome oxidase small assembly protein; this translates as MDKTIHAVTQGSTMTTRKQPNNLRTGLLLALVALAFFVGIFVNRIWFAQ
- the ctaD gene encoding cytochrome c oxidase subunit I yields the protein MTTTVDHAPDHSHDHAHGHGHDDHSHDHPHGWRRWLLATNHKDIGTLYLWFSFTMLLSGGVLALLIRAELFQPGLQFFRPEFFNQLTTMHGLVMVFGAIMPAFVGFANWMIPLQIGASDMAFARMNNFSFWLLPPAALLLAGSFLVPGGATAAGWTLYAPLSTQMGPGMDMGIFAMHIMGASSIMGSINIIVTILNMRAPGMTLMKMPMFCWTWLITAYLLIAVMPVLAGAITMTLTDRHFGTSFFNAAGGGDPVMYQHIFWFFGHPEVYIMILPAFGIVSQIIPAFARKPLFGYASMVYATASIAILSFIVWAHHMFTTGMPVTAQLFFMYATMLIAVPTGVKIFNWIATMWRGSMTFETPMLFSVGFIFVFTMGGFTGLILAVTPIDIQMQDTYYVVAHFHYVLVAGSLFALFAGYYYWGPKWTGFMYNEWRGKFHFWASLITFNITFFPMHFLGLAGMPRRYADYPAQFTDFNMIASIGAFGFGLSQVYFLFFVVIPSIKGGKKAEAKPWEGAEGLEWTVPSPAPFHTFEEPPVVK